Proteins from a genomic interval of Streptomyces sp. NBC_00820:
- a CDS encoding S8 family serine peptidase yields the protein MKPGTRRRGTTTARLTRRNARRLGAVCSALGALVITSATLAPEAAAVDIRSKQWYLDTMRAQELWKISTGKGVKVAVIDSGVNPETPSLKGQVLVDEVPTSVAYHVTQDYDGHGTSMAELIAGTGAGGGIKGVAPDAKIIPFRVALGGLKDAKEKSKTADEAHAIRAAADTDAKIINMSFGGIYPDSEMKDAMKYAASKGKLMFASVGNGGSGKNESEYPASYPYANGVAALDKNGTVGKFSTHGDDVDLAAPGVDLPIWCDSTFTEYCDSGGTSQAAAIASASAALVWSVHPDWTGNQVLRSLIDTAGRSWPKSKPSNYLGYGIVRPRRVLIAKNINPGPANEDPLAYENYDGPSGSPTPPSSPSPSSGRPAKEAGSSGSSNSAAAKKSDSGDNTQTWVIIGAAAAVLVAGGAGFAVLRARRNA from the coding sequence ATGAAGCCAGGGACCCGCCGGCGCGGCACGACCACTGCCCGCCTGACGAGGCGCAATGCGAGACGTCTGGGTGCCGTGTGTTCGGCACTGGGCGCGTTGGTCATCACCTCGGCGACGCTGGCTCCCGAAGCCGCTGCCGTCGACATCCGGTCGAAGCAGTGGTACCTGGACACGATGCGCGCCCAGGAGCTGTGGAAGATCAGCACCGGCAAGGGGGTGAAGGTTGCCGTGATCGACAGCGGGGTCAATCCGGAAACTCCGTCCCTCAAGGGTCAGGTGCTGGTCGACGAGGTCCCGACGTCGGTCGCGTATCACGTCACTCAGGACTACGACGGGCACGGCACCTCCATGGCCGAACTCATCGCGGGTACCGGAGCAGGTGGAGGAATCAAGGGCGTTGCTCCGGACGCGAAGATCATTCCTTTTCGTGTCGCTCTCGGGGGACTGAAGGACGCCAAGGAAAAAAGCAAGACGGCCGACGAGGCCCACGCGATACGTGCTGCCGCTGACACCGACGCCAAGATCATCAATATGTCCTTTGGTGGGATATATCCTGATTCGGAGATGAAGGATGCCATGAAATATGCGGCATCCAAGGGGAAGTTGATGTTTGCTTCCGTCGGCAACGGTGGGAGCGGGAAGAACGAGTCCGAATATCCGGCCAGTTATCCGTACGCCAATGGTGTGGCGGCGCTCGACAAAAACGGAACCGTGGGTAAATTCTCCACCCATGGTGACGATGTAGACCTTGCGGCGCCAGGGGTCGACCTTCCCATTTGGTGTGACAGCACATTCACCGAGTACTGCGACAGCGGAGGGACCAGCCAGGCCGCCGCCATCGCCTCCGCCTCCGCCGCCCTCGTCTGGTCCGTGCACCCCGACTGGACCGGCAACCAGGTCCTGCGGTCCCTCATCGACACCGCCGGCCGTTCCTGGCCGAAGAGCAAGCCCAGTAACTACCTCGGTTACGGAATCGTCCGCCCCCGGCGCGTGCTCATCGCCAAGAACATCAACCCCGGGCCGGCGAACGAAGACCCGCTCGCCTACGAGAACTACGACGGCCCCTCGGGCAGCCCGACTCCGCCGAGCAGCCCCTCTCCTTCCTCCGGCCGCCCCGCGAAGGAAGCCGGTTCCTCGGGCAGCTCCAACTCCGCAGCCGCCAAGAAGTCCGACTCCGGTGACAACACCCAGACCTGGGTGATCATCGGCGCCGCAGCAGCCGTACTGGTCGCCGGAGGCGCCGGCTTCGCCGTGCTGCGCGCACGCCGTAACGCCTGA
- a CDS encoding WXG100 family type VII secretion target has protein sequence MAQRQKVSDKDIIVLEKELLHRFEGIKGQLKELQAIIDSLEGHWKGIGAGAFNTKQTEINERMVRIGNILAKFIEAMTNTRKIKDGTEDEVRSQVQGIDVDLGGSHSALSSY, from the coding sequence ATGGCGCAGCGCCAGAAGGTAAGCGACAAGGACATTATCGTCCTCGAAAAGGAGCTTCTGCACCGTTTCGAGGGCATCAAGGGTCAGCTGAAGGAACTCCAGGCCATCATCGACAGCCTCGAGGGCCACTGGAAGGGCATCGGCGCCGGTGCGTTCAACACCAAGCAGACCGAGATCAACGAGCGCATGGTCCGCATCGGCAACATCCTGGCCAAGTTCATCGAGGCCATGACGAACACCCGGAAGATCAAGGACGGCACGGAGGACGAGGTCCGCTCCCAGGTCCAGGGCATCGACGTGGACCTCGGCGGCTCGCACTCCGCCCTCTCCAGCTACTGA
- a CDS encoding WXG100 family type VII secretion target, which yields MGVNNSGELEVTYSGIDETATQLANHAKRLEESLEAIKQKVAGVASMWEGEAHSAYAEQQAAWDREAKGIHEALMAIGKVVHAAGGDYQGGDRKAASYYM from the coding sequence ATGGGCGTCAACAACAGCGGCGAGCTCGAGGTCACTTACAGCGGTATCGACGAGACCGCCACTCAGCTCGCGAACCACGCCAAGCGTCTCGAGGAGAGCCTCGAGGCCATCAAGCAGAAGGTCGCCGGCGTCGCCAGCATGTGGGAGGGCGAGGCCCACTCCGCGTACGCCGAGCAGCAGGCTGCCTGGGACCGCGAGGCCAAGGGCATCCACGAGGCCCTCATGGCCATCGGCAAGGTCGTGCACGCGGCCGGCGGCGACTACCAGGGTGGCGACCGCAAGGCCGCCAGCTACTACATGTAA
- a CDS encoding serine/threonine protein kinase, giving the protein MHATGGGPEAATGEGPGGAAGTRRRVGPYSLITELDDPRTRLPVPERRYIARSTDGRYTVLLSLPRPGSDAQRFMAEAEASRYLLGPCAAPVTALAAPGEAAWCSRPYLPVLPLPTALAVHGGPLPERTVRAVGVALAETLAVIHGQGLTYAGVSPAAVLLTAEGPRLSCFGAVRAAAPDGTPRSGLPGLESGSLPPEQASGGRPRPLGDVYALGATLAYAATGHTTPERDELPAALRTVITRCLSRDPGNRPQLAELIVALTESAPSADAPSSNVPSSDVPSTGAHSTDAPPAGTSPAPRNAPPFAPGWLPGRVIAALAHQSAAVLMAEIPAGLASASAPASPPAHPSLSRN; this is encoded by the coding sequence ATGCACGCCACAGGAGGTGGCCCGGAGGCGGCCACCGGAGAAGGACCGGGCGGAGCCGCCGGGACGCGGCGACGGGTGGGGCCCTACAGCCTCATCACCGAGCTGGACGATCCCCGCACAAGGCTCCCGGTCCCCGAGCGGCGCTACATCGCCCGCAGCACCGACGGGCGGTACACCGTGCTGCTCTCCCTCCCCCGGCCGGGATCGGACGCCCAGCGCTTCATGGCGGAAGCCGAAGCCTCCCGCTACCTCCTCGGCCCCTGTGCCGCCCCGGTCACCGCTCTGGCCGCCCCGGGCGAGGCCGCCTGGTGCAGTCGCCCGTACCTGCCCGTCCTGCCGCTGCCGACCGCCCTCGCCGTGCACGGCGGCCCGTTGCCCGAGCGGACGGTGCGTGCCGTCGGTGTGGCCCTCGCGGAGACCCTGGCCGTCATCCACGGGCAGGGCCTGACGTACGCGGGTGTGTCCCCCGCGGCCGTCCTGCTCACCGCCGAAGGCCCTCGCCTCTCCTGCTTCGGAGCCGTACGCGCCGCCGCGCCGGACGGCACCCCGCGCTCCGGACTGCCGGGACTGGAGTCCGGCAGCCTGCCCCCGGAACAGGCGTCCGGAGGCCGCCCGCGCCCCCTCGGCGACGTGTACGCCCTCGGCGCGACGCTCGCCTACGCGGCGACCGGCCACACGACCCCGGAGCGCGACGAACTCCCGGCCGCCCTGCGTACGGTCATCACCCGATGCCTCTCGCGTGACCCGGGGAACCGCCCCCAACTCGCCGAGCTGATAGTTGCGTTGACCGAGAGCGCCCCTTCCGCTGACGCGCCATCCAGCAACGTGCCCTCCAGCGATGTACCTTCCACCGGCGCACATTCCACCGATGCACCCCCCGCCGGCACCTCCCCCGCGCCCCGCAACGCGCCCCCGTTCGCCCCCGGATGGCTCCCCGGCCGTGTGATCGCCGCCCTCGCCCATCAGTCGGCGGCCGTCCTCATGGCGGAGATCCCCGCCGGACTGGCGTCCGCGTCCGCGCCCGCTTCTCCTCCCGCCCACCCGTCCCTCAGCCGGAACTGA
- a CDS encoding protein kinase domain-containing protein, whose product MPSPLTHDDPQAIGPYWPVARLGSGGMGTVYLARTAGGRTVALKTMHARIASDPAFRTRFRLETDAARVVGERFGAGVVDADPRADTPWFATEYVLGPPLDEAVELCGPLPEGSVRVLGAALCGALGQLHGSDVVHRDLKPSNILITAYGPKVIDFGIARAAGDDRLTRVGVAVGTPAFMSPEQASGQEHSAAGDVFALASVLVFAATGHPPFGHGQPADLLYRVQYTEPDLSGVPDGLRPVLARCLDKNPFRRPTTGELAAQLHDGSGEFADHLPPALLADVGRRATEVWQITPQRLPAPPDEPDQTGVASTAVPVRWSRRRVLLTASGAALGVAAAGAGAWAVTAGTGGSAPRPTPGPSNSLLAKPEVDSVWQIQIGEQDRFESSMPSHPHVLANLVTAVTGDLAGVMAQTGQRAWTVSGMDMAWQIASDGRRLVALTSSGDPADRGDAGGEALLITSLDPLKGEMREPFAHLSDFNGELFPDQMVCTANGVAYVAAGRGRYVHNTFSAAQTWYLLAVDIATGKLLWKTPLPARRPGTERFYFLSADVVGPHLVTLQEANDGTVHAVVRDTRTGAVRWDRPLDGVEADRVRLPLTTDARYLYAGVGRLRALRLDDGKVAWDSKSARPGRTYGPPAVKDGTLYAVEKGLGLVALDPVSGRVKWEEKGGQGKNADLNSAPVIGTGYAYSRRGSKLWAVELSSRTPAHSYRTTGNRFIAHENAKRVIAQGGGFLAAFPLQ is encoded by the coding sequence ATGCCTTCCCCCCTCACCCACGACGACCCTCAGGCGATCGGCCCGTACTGGCCGGTCGCCCGCCTCGGCAGCGGAGGCATGGGCACCGTCTACCTCGCCCGCACGGCAGGCGGCCGTACCGTCGCGCTGAAGACGATGCACGCCCGCATCGCCTCCGACCCGGCCTTCCGTACCCGCTTCCGGCTGGAGACCGACGCTGCCCGGGTCGTGGGGGAGCGGTTCGGCGCGGGGGTCGTGGACGCGGACCCGCGGGCCGACACGCCCTGGTTCGCCACCGAGTACGTGCTCGGGCCGCCCCTCGACGAGGCCGTCGAGCTGTGCGGTCCGCTTCCCGAGGGGTCCGTACGGGTGCTCGGTGCGGCGCTGTGCGGGGCGCTGGGCCAGCTGCACGGGTCCGACGTGGTCCATCGCGACCTCAAGCCGTCCAACATCCTCATCACCGCCTACGGGCCCAAGGTCATCGACTTCGGCATCGCCCGCGCGGCCGGGGACGACCGTCTCACCCGTGTCGGAGTCGCCGTAGGCACCCCCGCCTTCATGTCGCCGGAGCAGGCGAGCGGGCAGGAACACAGCGCGGCGGGCGATGTCTTCGCCCTCGCCAGCGTGCTGGTGTTCGCCGCAACCGGGCACCCGCCCTTCGGCCACGGGCAGCCGGCCGACCTGCTCTACCGGGTGCAGTACACCGAACCCGACCTGAGCGGCGTACCCGACGGTCTCCGCCCCGTCCTCGCCCGGTGCCTGGACAAGAACCCCTTCCGGCGTCCCACGACCGGCGAGCTGGCCGCACAACTCCACGACGGATCCGGCGAGTTCGCCGATCATCTGCCGCCCGCGCTCCTGGCCGACGTCGGACGGCGGGCCACCGAGGTCTGGCAGATCACCCCGCAGCGGCTGCCGGCCCCGCCCGACGAGCCCGACCAGACCGGCGTGGCGTCGACGGCCGTGCCCGTGCGCTGGTCGCGCCGACGGGTGCTGCTCACCGCCTCGGGTGCGGCACTGGGAGTGGCCGCCGCCGGGGCCGGGGCGTGGGCCGTGACCGCGGGAACCGGCGGCTCCGCACCGCGGCCCACACCAGGGCCGAGCAACAGCCTCCTGGCGAAGCCGGAGGTGGACTCCGTCTGGCAGATCCAGATCGGCGAGCAGGACCGCTTCGAGAGCAGCATGCCCTCGCACCCGCACGTCCTGGCGAACCTGGTGACGGCGGTGACCGGTGACCTGGCCGGGGTCATGGCGCAGACGGGGCAGCGCGCGTGGACGGTGTCCGGGATGGACATGGCCTGGCAGATCGCCTCCGACGGCCGGCGTCTCGTCGCGCTGACGTCCTCGGGCGATCCGGCGGACCGCGGCGACGCCGGCGGGGAGGCGCTGCTCATCACGTCCCTCGACCCCCTCAAGGGCGAGATGCGGGAACCCTTCGCCCACCTGTCCGACTTCAACGGCGAGCTCTTCCCGGACCAGATGGTGTGCACCGCGAACGGTGTCGCCTATGTGGCGGCCGGCCGCGGCCGGTACGTCCACAACACCTTCTCGGCCGCCCAGACCTGGTACCTGCTCGCCGTCGACATCGCCACCGGCAAGCTGCTGTGGAAGACACCGCTGCCCGCGCGCCGCCCGGGAACCGAGCGGTTCTACTTCCTCTCCGCCGACGTCGTGGGACCCCACCTCGTGACACTCCAGGAGGCCAACGACGGCACCGTGCACGCCGTCGTACGCGACACCCGCACCGGTGCCGTCCGCTGGGACCGGCCGCTCGACGGGGTCGAGGCCGACCGGGTACGCCTGCCCCTGACCACCGACGCGCGGTACCTGTACGCCGGCGTCGGCCGGCTGCGGGCCCTGCGGCTCGACGACGGGAAGGTGGCCTGGGACTCCAAGTCCGCCCGGCCGGGCCGGACCTACGGGCCGCCGGCGGTGAAGGACGGCACTCTCTACGCGGTCGAGAAGGGGCTCGGGCTCGTCGCCCTCGACCCGGTGAGCGGCCGGGTCAAGTGGGAGGAGAAGGGCGGCCAGGGCAAGAACGCGGACCTGAACAGCGCGCCCGTCATCGGCACCGGCTACGCGTACAGCCGGCGCGGCTCGAAACTCTGGGCCGTCGAACTCTCCTCCCGCACCCCGGCGCATTCCTACCGGACCACCGGCAACCGCTTCATCGCCCATGAGAACGCCAAGAGGGTCATCGCGCAGGGCGGCGGCTTCCTGGCGGCCTTCCCCCTGCAGTGA
- a CDS encoding protein kinase domain-containing protein, whose translation MRHLETGDPLRLGPYRLLGVLGEGGMGKVYIGQDHAGTAAAVKVLRPELAHDTGLAQRFVREALAAQAVRSPGVAAVLGAQTEGGRPWIATEFLAGPTLDQIVDGHGPLDDAKLRALAVSLARTLRDIHAAGFVHRDLKPPNIVLTSDGPRIIDFGIARPEHGLTLTTTGQIPVTPGYGAPEQVLGHRVSTAADVFSLGAVLVYAATGRRAFDGAHVAAVQYEVVHGEPRWHGIPPEQHALIAPCLAKDAAARPTPDQIAAAFTPPKKNGAVWKSGPVADAIRQREHDVRNLTAPLLATVETGAGPSRRRLLTGFAAGGAVLAAGGTGTGWWLLRGDGGGARRKSLFTYPAAVKTPTARLLSADDGDYIIGGSPKPLWSVPDATDFGSPAPLPIRDVVIVGHLLRGVVALNAVDGKLRWKAPAMRMRSRYLSLSDRLVVAADEQGTLHTFVPSTGEPKWTARADAATLLAADGEQIYLLTKDQRLRAVSRADARIRWTVRLPEDFRKTIVPKPAADQGRLVLTTSTGHAMAVNTKNGRTEWTARDLAKERLLVPAARNGVVHLNGKALTARRISDGKELWTHTEKHYYDEQNYEWSRPGLYGDLVYASACDSDVGHPYGFDVRSGKKQWEAGIAVKNSDDPILTQGNGIWIMDRGTVPTLTTMDTVGRAREIWSYELTSGSDVAFAADGNRVFARSGAALYALPVF comes from the coding sequence ATGAGACACCTGGAGACCGGCGACCCCCTCCGGCTCGGCCCCTACCGGCTGCTCGGCGTGCTCGGCGAGGGCGGCATGGGCAAGGTGTACATCGGCCAGGACCACGCGGGCACCGCGGCCGCCGTCAAGGTGCTCCGGCCCGAACTCGCCCACGACACCGGCCTCGCCCAGCGTTTCGTACGCGAGGCACTGGCGGCCCAGGCCGTGCGCAGTCCCGGCGTGGCGGCGGTGCTGGGCGCGCAGACCGAGGGCGGACGGCCCTGGATCGCCACCGAGTTCCTCGCCGGACCGACCCTGGACCAGATCGTCGACGGGCACGGCCCTCTCGACGACGCGAAGCTGCGCGCCCTGGCGGTGTCCCTCGCGCGCACCCTCCGCGACATCCACGCGGCCGGCTTCGTCCACCGTGACCTCAAGCCGCCGAACATCGTGCTCACCTCCGACGGCCCGCGGATCATCGACTTCGGTATCGCGCGCCCCGAGCACGGGCTGACGCTCACCACCACCGGACAGATCCCGGTCACCCCCGGGTACGGCGCCCCCGAGCAGGTGCTGGGCCACCGGGTCAGCACCGCCGCCGACGTCTTCTCCCTCGGTGCCGTCCTCGTCTACGCGGCCACCGGCCGGCGGGCGTTCGACGGTGCGCACGTGGCCGCCGTCCAGTACGAGGTCGTTCACGGCGAACCGCGCTGGCACGGCATCCCGCCCGAGCAGCACGCGCTGATCGCGCCCTGCCTGGCGAAGGACGCCGCCGCACGGCCCACTCCCGACCAGATAGCCGCCGCCTTCACCCCGCCGAAGAAGAACGGCGCGGTGTGGAAGAGCGGCCCGGTGGCCGACGCGATCAGACAGCGGGAGCACGACGTACGGAACCTCACCGCCCCGCTCCTGGCCACGGTGGAGACGGGGGCGGGGCCGAGCAGACGGCGCCTGCTCACCGGGTTCGCGGCCGGCGGGGCCGTACTCGCCGCGGGCGGCACGGGCACGGGCTGGTGGCTGCTGCGCGGGGACGGGGGCGGCGCACGCCGGAAGAGCCTTTTCACCTACCCGGCCGCGGTGAAGACGCCCACGGCGCGGCTGCTCTCCGCCGACGACGGCGACTACATCATCGGGGGCTCCCCGAAACCGTTGTGGAGCGTTCCCGACGCGACGGACTTCGGGTCTCCGGCCCCCTTGCCCATACGTGACGTCGTCATCGTCGGCCACCTCCTCAGGGGTGTCGTGGCGCTCAACGCCGTCGACGGCAAGCTCCGCTGGAAGGCTCCGGCGATGCGGATGAGGTCCCGTTACCTCTCGCTCTCCGACCGGCTCGTGGTGGCCGCCGACGAGCAGGGCACGCTCCACACCTTCGTGCCGTCCACCGGGGAGCCCAAGTGGACGGCACGGGCCGACGCCGCGACCCTGCTGGCCGCGGACGGGGAGCAGATCTACCTGCTGACCAAGGACCAGCGCCTGCGTGCCGTGAGCCGGGCCGATGCGAGGATCCGCTGGACGGTACGGCTGCCGGAGGACTTCCGCAAGACGATCGTGCCCAAGCCCGCCGCCGACCAGGGACGGCTGGTCCTCACCACGAGCACCGGGCACGCCATGGCCGTGAACACGAAGAACGGCCGTACGGAATGGACCGCCCGCGACCTGGCGAAGGAACGGCTGCTCGTCCCGGCGGCCAGGAACGGCGTCGTCCACCTCAACGGCAAGGCGCTCACCGCGCGCCGGATCTCCGACGGCAAGGAGCTGTGGACCCACACGGAGAAGCATTACTACGACGAGCAGAACTACGAGTGGTCCCGGCCCGGCCTGTACGGCGACCTGGTGTACGCGAGCGCCTGCGACAGCGACGTGGGCCACCCTTACGGGTTCGACGTCCGCAGCGGGAAGAAGCAGTGGGAGGCCGGCATCGCGGTGAAGAACAGCGATGACCCGATCCTGACGCAGGGCAACGGAATCTGGATCATGGACAGAGGCACGGTCCCCACACTGACGACCATGGATACCGTGGGCAGGGCGCGCGAGATCTGGTCCTACGAACTCACCAGCGGCAGTGATGTGGCCTTCGCGGCCGACGGCAACCGCGTCTTCGCGAGAAGCGGCGCCGCCTTGTACGCACTGCCGGTGTTCTGA